The Aspergillus flavus chromosome 6, complete sequence nucleotide sequence GCCGGATTTCTGCATGTACACTGGGAGCCACTTGGATATCCATCCCTCTTCCACAAACTTGGGGTATCCACCTATTGATATTAGTGAAATTGCAATCAGATGACCAGTTGAGGCTGTGATCTCACCATATGGGGGTCTGAGGTTGGTCACGTTGGTGTTGTGTGCTGCTTTGCCTGTCCACAAACTCGCCCGGGCAGGACAGCACAACGCCACTGTCGCATAGTGGTGGTTGAAGTAGACCCCCTCATCCGTCAATAGCTTCTTCACCTTGGGCATATATTTCATCGAATCCAACTGCTGGTCTTGATCATCGGTGAGGATAACAATAAAGTTGGGCTTGTCGGCTTCCTCCTTCGGGACGACTGCTGTAGCAGCCATCCATAGCCAGAAAATGTATTTCAAGACCATGATGCATGAGCTTGGCGATGGCTTCTTAGCCTTTTCCTAAATATTGATCGAAGTATCACCGTCTTACTTATAGTATATGTTATCGTGCCAAGACACGGGATATTCAACCCCCTCCATCACAGACTGCTAACATAATGCAGAGATATGACTGGGATGTCCACATAAGGCCTTCCATGTACGATGTGGGGCCCAGCGAGATCGACATGAGACTTGACTAGTGGACTGGTCATGGCTTTCTTGGGGGTTGAGGAGAAAGCGAAGGGTGTGCATAAGCTTTTGGGGCTTAGCGGGGTACCAAATGTGCTACCAGCCAATTATTGATAAAAATAGACGATGTCGAGACCTTAATACTATCATATAACAATCCATGTATTTCAACCTTGACTCATTTCGATATTTCGTCCAACAAACACGATCTTGAAATTCTGGCCACTTTGTCCTAATCAACATAACATGTGGCATAAacacgagaagaagagagggtATCATGATAATATCAGTGTAGTTGCTGCTCTGACAGTCCACATCTCCCCTTAAGAGTGAGCTTGGACGCTCACATGGATATGGGTGGAACTGAATTATACGACCACGAAAGAACGTAATCCttactagtactatattctaattaaCAATCAGAGGAAGACGAAATGGTGGGCCCAGGGTTCAACGGCATAGACTTAATTGACaagctttttatttatcatACGTCAGATCTCTGCGTTGCTTGTGACGTGTTTGCTAAGCTGATATCACGGATGAACGCCGACGAGGGGAAAAGCGGTCCACTGAATTCCATGTCATACCTAAAAATGGTTAGGAGAACATTCAGGGAACAGATATCGAGCATAATCTCACCAGTAATTAACAGCAAGCACAAAgccctcatcttcttccgtaCAGGATTGTGAGACCTTGTGGTACCTATGATATAAACTGGTGAGTACTCGTATATATGGACAGCAGAGGGGATAATTACCACATTGCTGGTAGATATAGCATATCTCCCGGGTTCAGAGTGACCCTGAGAGGCTGGGCATACTGAGAGAATGGAGTGGTGTTCTCGGAAGGCCGATCGGGGTCCCAAATGGGGAAGGGAACGGGTTCATCGTTCTCATCCATCTGGAGGACGAGTCCATCCTCGGTGCGAACATACGTTGCAGGCTGCAGGGGTTTTTCATTGACAAAAGGATAACAGAGAGCgggaaacaagacaaaatGCTTCCTCCCGAGAACTTGGACATAGATGTTCTCGTAGTTGTCCTTGTGCATGGCTGTAACAGATTTGGAGTTGCCTATCCACAAATTGACAGCATCCGGTGCTTTGTCAAGTGCAATTCTTGCAAATGGGATGTCTTTCTGAACATCCGAATACAGGGACATGTATTCATCACGAAGATTATCATTCTCTAGCATGATTATCAGCTTAGCGTGGTGAACTACAGGATGTATGAGACCGGAGGAACTTACGTGTTTGGGCATATCTCACTTCAGCATCCTGGGGAAAGTTGGGGTCCGTTTCATGGCGGACAACATATTCTAGGAACGTGTCAAATGGTTGATCTTCGTAGTGGGGTTTGGCAAACACAGGGGACTCGTGGTCGGGATGTCGTGTGGGAGCATCGGCGTTACTTGGAGATGGTCCGTGATTTAGCGTCGCGTCTCTTGAATGAAGAAACGCACTTACCCGTAAGGGGTGACAGCGACATTGACGGTCTGATCCTTAAGGGCCTTGAGAAGATAGGCCGAGTTCCATTCTTGACAAGCTTTCCAAGAGGAGGCGCCGCCCCGAACCACAAATGGCGTGTTGCGTGCCACAAAGCGCATAAACTCGAGAGGACTTGGTTCCTCGCTCAGTTCCTCCACAACATGACTGTTAAGCTCATTGAAAGTGGACAAGAGCTCAGCAATCGCGGAATCTACGGTTCCCGATGCCATTGTCTCACAATTTCCTTTGTGACACTAAGCGAGGTGGAGTTGGATGCCTTGGCCTCCTCGTTGAACAGTTTGGAGGTGCTCTGGCGGGTCTCAGTGCGGCGTTGTGTGGTGGGATCAACGGGGCGGCCCGTCAACTAGGGCACAAGATACCGACATCCTGGAGATGTACAGGCAGCCCTCGATGCggtagaggaagagattgacTGAGCAATCTGTGAGCGTTATAGAGGTCTACTCTGTTTTAATGTAGGCAACTGTTGCTACCATCAACTCAATTCTGTATTGAGCATAGAGGGTGCATAAGTTAAGTGGGGCCCATTCACAAGGCAACTATGAATCTCTCTTATTGGCTAAGGCACTGGATGAGTAAGCCGGCATAAGTTAACTCGTTTCTTATCGGGATCTAAGATAACTACCTAGTACTAATGACCTGTCGGGCTCGTAGTAGCGCTTACATCTAGATTGAGTGGGTGGAATCAGCTCGGTTGCTGTTTGTCTGCTGTAGCAAGACATTGAAGCGATCGGAATAGCAACACTGCCAGAACTAAGCTTCCTAGTCATGAAGCAATGTAATCACGTCATCTCCACTATTGTCCAATGGCCAATCCCGCGGATAGTCCCATTGTCTTTATAGATCCTCGTGTGTATCTGAGTTTAGGTGCCAGTCTCACGGCTGACAGCCAAAACAGCTGCTGACAAGTGAAATCCCTGTTATTGCGCCTTGTAGCCCGATAGTGCGTGCGCTAATGATTGTATTTATCACGCAACTTCCCGTCTTTCTTGTTCGCTCTTATCTTAAACTATTCCTTCACTTCTTTTGCCCCAGAGATAGTGACTCGGAGGAGCGGGAATCGCTGTTTCAAAATGCCCTTCACTAATGGGGAGGGTAACATACTCCATCTAAACCAAGAACAGTTTGACTTCAATCTTCAATTTGAGAGTCTCTTTTTCTCGATTATTCCCTCCGTCCTGGTTATTCCATCATTGCTATGGCGAACTATGGCACAAATGCGCAAGCCCGTGGTGGTGAATGCGCCCGTCTTGCAAGTCATCAAAACAGTATGTATGCCATCTCCGATTGCACAGTTTTAGCCCACTGACTGCTTAGAGTGCCATCGGAATTTACGCGGGCTTGGAACTTGCACTCCTTATACTAGCCGCGATCGGGCCCTTTAACATTAGCCGCATATTGATCGCTTCCTCCGTCCTGCAGCTTATCTCGGCCCTTTTCATGCTGACAGTGAGTGTGGTGGATCACAGCCGCAGCCCTAGACCATCGATGCTGCTCAACAGCTACTTATTTCTCACCCTTCTCCTCGATATCGCCCGGGTAAGAACTCT carries:
- a CDS encoding putative pla2g4b (phospholipase A2 protein family); the encoded protein is MASGTVDSAIAELLSTFNELNSHVVEELSEEPSPLEFMRFVARNTPFVVRGGASSWKACQEWNSAYLLKALKDQTVNVAVTPYGNADAPTRHPDHESPVFAKPHYEDQPFDTFLEYVVRHETDPNFPQDAEVRYAQTQNDNLRDEYMSLYSDVQKDIPFARIALDKAPDAVNLWIGNSKSVTAMHKDNYENIYVQVLGRKHFVLFPALCYPFVNEKPLQPATYVRTEDGLVLQMDENDEPVPFPIWDPDRPSENTTPFSQYAQPLRVTLNPGDMLYLPAMWYHKVSQSCTEEDEGFVLAVNYWYDMEFSGPLFPSSAFIRDISLANTSQATQRSDV